A section of the Roseovarius sp. W115 genome encodes:
- a CDS encoding acyltransferase family protein: MGFGVWTTVADQSEGRDNNFNLLRMLAALGVLVSHSIPVTGGPDAPQILEGTLKGVTLGDACVLIFFAVSGFFITQSFDRSRSPVSFVTNRVLRIFPALLVMLTLTVLAAGLWVTMTRDLTFWSEGLSYLLRNLLLFFSAPNLPGVFESHPFSPIVNSSLWTLSYEVICYGFVLICGVMGLFSGPRIFLIVLSLFAVALGIKASMDLGKRFETTLYLGLPFVIGMTVYVWRAYVPLTFWLVAALAVLTTLLRNTELFLPMLIVALSYGSILLGFASLPKLKAYNRLGDYSYGTYIYAFPLQQTGFALGFSDPLSNVIFALPLAVFCAVLSWHAVEHPALGLKRWIAAPRLA; encoded by the coding sequence ATGGGTTTTGGTGTTTGGACCACTGTTGCCGATCAATCTGAGGGGCGCGACAATAATTTCAACCTGTTGCGCATGCTGGCCGCATTAGGTGTCTTGGTCTCCCATTCCATTCCTGTCACCGGGGGGCCTGATGCCCCGCAGATTTTAGAAGGCACACTCAAAGGAGTGACACTAGGGGATGCCTGCGTACTCATCTTTTTTGCCGTATCTGGATTTTTCATCACCCAAAGTTTCGACCGAAGCCGAAGCCCGGTCTCGTTTGTCACAAACCGTGTACTGCGCATTTTTCCTGCACTTTTGGTGATGCTGACACTTACAGTTCTGGCGGCCGGACTTTGGGTCACTATGACCCGTGATCTTACTTTCTGGTCAGAGGGCCTGTCTTACCTGCTGCGCAATCTGCTGCTCTTCTTTTCTGCGCCTAACTTGCCTGGTGTGTTTGAGAGCCACCCGTTCAGCCCAATTGTCAACAGCTCACTCTGGACCTTGTCATACGAGGTAATTTGCTATGGGTTTGTTCTGATATGCGGTGTGATGGGTCTTTTTTCAGGCCCACGCATATTCCTCATCGTGCTGAGCCTCTTCGCAGTAGCGCTTGGCATCAAGGCAAGCATGGATTTAGGCAAACGTTTTGAAACCACCTTGTACCTCGGCCTGCCCTTTGTAATCGGCATGACGGTCTATGTCTGGCGCGCATATGTACCACTCACGTTTTGGTTGGTTGCAGCCCTGGCTGTCCTCACAACCCTCCTTCGCAATACTGAGCTCTTTTTGCCTATGCTAATCGTCGCGCTTAGCTATGGCAGCATCCTGTTAGGCTTTGCCTCCCTGCCAAAGCTGAAGGCTTACAATCGTCTGGGGGATTATTCTTACGGGACTTATATTTACGCATTCCCACTTCAACAGACCGGCTTTGCCTTGGGCTTCTCCGATCCACTTTCGAATGTGATCTTTGCACTGCCTTTGGCGGTTTTCTGCGCCGTGTTGTCCTGGCATGCTGTGGAACATCCTGCACTTGGCCTAAAACGCTGGATTGCCGCGCCTCGCCTTGCATGA
- a CDS encoding glycine cleavage T C-terminal barrel domain-containing protein, protein MRLEKGYRAWGSDLTTERSPLEAGLGYLVRPAGRDFVGRDAMLARQDNAPWDMVLLEIEGGDVDPFYAHGLWQGTRSVGVVTSGAYGHRTGKVLALAYLRDAAARDGLSVEILGQRRAARILDCAPYDPGNERMKQ, encoded by the coding sequence ATGCGGCTTGAGAAGGGTTATCGCGCCTGGGGCAGTGACCTTACCACTGAGCGCAGCCCGCTGGAGGCGGGGCTGGGATATCTGGTGCGCCCTGCGGGGCGCGACTTTGTGGGCCGTGATGCGATGCTGGCACGGCAGGATAACGCGCCCTGGGACATGGTCCTGCTTGAGATTGAGGGAGGCGACGTGGACCCGTTTTATGCCCATGGCCTGTGGCAGGGCACGCGCAGTGTGGGCGTCGTGACCTCGGGCGCGTATGGGCACCGCACCGGCAAGGTTCTGGCGCTGGCTTATCTGCGCGATGCCGCGGCGCGAGATGGTTTGAGCGTGGAAATTCTTGGGCAAAGGCGCGCGGCGCGTATTCTGGACTGTGCGCCCTATGACCCTGGCAATGAAAGGATGAAGCAATGA
- a CDS encoding HU family DNA-binding protein, producing the protein MAKPMTKTQLVTALAEEMGSDKKSASGALDSLISIITREVSGGGAVTLPGVGKIYCRERPARMVRNPATGEQIHKDADKVVKMTIAKALKDSVNG; encoded by the coding sequence ATGGCAAAACCTATGACCAAAACACAGCTCGTCACGGCCTTGGCCGAGGAAATGGGCAGCGACAAGAAATCCGCGAGCGGCGCGCTGGACTCGCTTATCTCGATCATCACCCGCGAAGTATCCGGCGGTGGTGCTGTGACACTTCCAGGTGTCGGCAAAATCTATTGCCGCGAGCGTCCAGCACGCATGGTGCGCAACCCTGCCACCGGCGAGCAGATTCACAAGGACGCTGACAAGGTCGTCAAGATGACCATCGCCAAAGCGCTGAAAGACAGCGTGAACGGCTGA
- a CDS encoding YiaA/YiaB family inner membrane protein, which translates to MDSYTLKNSNAWTLFTYLQFAVAASMMAGGIFFLEASFAAKGFYAMSAIMLVSTTAGITKSIRDTEESHRLHNKLEEARTERILAEVSDPKAA; encoded by the coding sequence ATGGACAGTTATACCCTCAAGAACTCCAACGCCTGGACCCTCTTCACCTATCTGCAATTTGCGGTGGCCGCTTCTATGATGGCCGGCGGCATCTTCTTCCTGGAGGCCTCATTTGCTGCGAAAGGATTCTACGCAATGTCTGCAATCATGCTTGTGAGTACGACCGCCGGAATTACAAAGTCCATTCGTGACACCGAAGAAAGCCACCGCCTGCACAACAAACTTGAGGAGGCACGCACTGAGCGCATCCTCGCAGAGGTGAGCGACCCCAAGGCAGCGTAA
- a CDS encoding PspA/IM30 family protein: MFGKLLVLARGRSEDAAEAFMDANALPILRQQLRDAANGVEKTRKALAVVMAYADREKAALAKLEEQISSLEVRALDAIENDREHLAMEASEAIADLEAEAAATRQAISTYSNELLQLRQCLKESEAQLTELKRGQRLAEVNEKAIKLRGALPAMSKTDLEDAADTLRKLQTRQEHAAATAKAMTELSTQMRAENIDDRLAIAGCGAPKRSNAESVLARLKAKQQPKPDQSKSK; encoded by the coding sequence ATGTTTGGAAAATTACTTGTTCTGGCGCGGGGTCGATCTGAGGATGCAGCTGAGGCATTTATGGACGCAAATGCCTTGCCCATTCTTCGGCAACAACTGCGCGATGCGGCTAACGGCGTTGAAAAAACACGCAAGGCACTGGCCGTTGTGATGGCCTATGCCGACCGCGAAAAGGCAGCGCTTGCCAAACTTGAAGAGCAGATCTCATCCCTTGAAGTACGAGCTCTCGACGCGATCGAAAATGATCGTGAACACCTTGCAATGGAAGCATCCGAAGCAATTGCCGATCTGGAAGCCGAAGCCGCTGCAACCCGGCAAGCAATTAGCACCTATTCAAACGAACTGCTTCAGTTGCGGCAATGCCTGAAGGAAAGTGAGGCGCAGCTCACCGAGCTGAAGCGCGGTCAGCGTCTTGCAGAAGTCAATGAAAAGGCAATTAAGCTTCGCGGCGCCCTGCCCGCCATGTCCAAAACGGATCTGGAGGACGCAGCCGACACACTCAGAAAGTTGCAGACCAGACAGGAGCACGCCGCGGCCACCGCCAAAGCCATGACGGAACTGTCTACGCAAATGCGCGCGGAAAACATAGATGACCGCCTGGCCATTGCTGGATGTGGTGCACCCAAACGGAGCAACGCGGAAAGCGTGCTGGCACGCCTCAAAGCCAAGCAGCAGCCAAAACCAGACCAATCGAAATCCAAATAA
- a CDS encoding AMP nucleosidase, which produces MVHAPSDTARTPPASVPKTFSDAKAAVAHLITLYDEATQFLCEEFKSAMSPHGPSGRVRAYYPEIRLSTTSFAKIDSRLSFGHLAEPGTYATTITRPRLFRHYLEQQIDLLMCNHDVPVTIQISQTPMPVHFAVANDTGLSVPQQGAADFTLRDYFDVPELSSTNDDIVNGTFVPSDDQPGALAPFTAQRVDYSLARLTHYTATDPGHFQNHVLFTNYQFYVAEFEAYARHMLADPNSGYESFVGPGNAMITDPDAPLAPTSKLPQMPSYHLTRSDGSGITLVNIGVGPSNAKTATDHIAVLRPHAWIMVGHCAGLRNSQSLGDFVLAHAYLREDGVLDDDLPAWVPIPALAEIQIALEQAVASETELEGYDLKRFMRTGTVASFDNRNWELRDQSGPVQRLSQSRAIALDMESATIAANGFRFRVPYGTLLCVSDKPLHGELKLPGMASDFYKTQVSRHLMIGIRAMEHIRNMPLERIHSRKLRSFDETAFL; this is translated from the coding sequence ATGGTTCATGCCCCCTCCGACACAGCGCGGACACCGCCCGCCTCTGTACCCAAGACATTTTCCGATGCCAAAGCCGCTGTTGCCCATCTCATCACGCTTTATGATGAGGCGACGCAGTTTCTCTGTGAAGAGTTCAAATCCGCCATGTCTCCGCATGGCCCGTCGGGTCGTGTGCGTGCCTATTATCCCGAGATCCGCCTTAGCACGACCAGCTTTGCCAAGATCGACAGCCGTCTCAGTTTTGGCCATCTGGCCGAGCCCGGCACCTACGCCACGACGATCACGCGGCCGCGTCTGTTCCGGCATTACCTGGAACAACAAATTGACCTCTTGATGTGCAATCACGACGTGCCGGTCACCATTCAGATTTCGCAAACGCCCATGCCTGTGCATTTCGCTGTTGCCAATGACACTGGCCTTAGTGTTCCGCAACAAGGGGCTGCTGATTTCACCTTGCGTGACTATTTCGATGTGCCGGAGCTGTCGAGCACCAATGATGACATCGTCAACGGAACCTTTGTTCCAAGCGATGACCAGCCTGGGGCGCTTGCGCCGTTTACGGCACAGCGGGTGGACTATTCTCTGGCGCGGCTGACGCATTATACCGCAACAGATCCCGGCCATTTTCAGAACCATGTGCTGTTCACCAACTATCAGTTCTACGTGGCCGAGTTTGAGGCCTATGCCCGCCACATGCTGGCCGATCCGAACAGTGGCTATGAGAGCTTTGTCGGCCCGGGCAATGCAATGATCACCGACCCAGATGCACCGCTGGCACCCACATCAAAATTGCCGCAGATGCCAAGCTATCACCTGACCCGATCCGATGGCAGCGGAATTACTTTGGTTAATATCGGCGTCGGTCCGTCGAATGCCAAAACCGCCACCGATCATATCGCGGTGCTGCGTCCACATGCGTGGATCATGGTCGGCCACTGTGCAGGCTTACGCAATTCGCAATCGCTCGGGGATTTCGTCCTCGCCCACGCATATCTGCGGGAAGACGGCGTGCTGGATGACGACTTGCCTGCCTGGGTGCCGATCCCAGCTCTGGCCGAAATCCAGATTGCTCTGGAACAGGCCGTGGCATCGGAGACCGAACTAGAAGGGTACGATCTCAAGCGCTTCATGCGCACCGGCACTGTGGCCAGCTTTGACAACCGGAATTGGGAACTCCGCGATCAATCCGGCCCGGTGCAACGGCTCAGTCAATCACGCGCCATCGCACTGGACATGGAAAGTGCAACCATCGCCGCCAACGGCTTTCGCTTTCGGGTGCCGTATGGCACGCTCCTGTGCGTGTCTGACAAACCCTTGCACGGAGAGCTGAAACTCCCCGGCATGGCGTCAGATTTCTACAAGACACAGGTCTCCCGCCATCTCATGATCGGCATCCGAGCCATGGAGCATATCCGCAACATGCCGCTGGAACGGATTCACTCACGCAAACTGCGCAGCTTCGATGAAACGGCGTTTTTGTGA
- a CDS encoding DMT family transporter — MDVRAILMGLAFAVMWSSAFTSARIIVSAAPPVSALALRFLISGLLGVLIARALGQTWHLTPAQWRATIIFGICQNALYLGLNFVAMQTVEASLAAIIASTMPLLVGLASWIVFKERIGALGFAGLAAGVIGVGIIMGSRLQGGADLYGIALCVIGVIALTFATLSVRGATSGGNFLMIVGLQMLVGSVVLGVVGATTETIRIDWSWQLIAAFAYTTLIPGLAATLTWFWLVNRIGAIKAATFHFLNPFLGVTIAALILGEALRIWDIIGVIIVTLGILAVQISRQTKPD; from the coding sequence ATGGACGTGCGCGCAATTCTGATGGGCCTGGCCTTTGCGGTCATGTGGTCGAGCGCATTTACCTCCGCCCGAATTATCGTGTCCGCAGCCCCTCCAGTCAGCGCACTCGCATTGCGGTTCCTGATATCTGGTTTGCTCGGCGTCCTGATCGCCCGGGCCCTGGGTCAAACTTGGCACCTGACACCGGCACAGTGGCGCGCAACCATCATCTTCGGCATCTGCCAGAACGCGCTCTATCTCGGCCTCAACTTCGTGGCCATGCAAACAGTTGAGGCGTCACTCGCGGCCATCATAGCATCCACCATGCCACTTCTCGTCGGGCTGGCCAGTTGGATCGTCTTCAAGGAACGCATTGGCGCGCTCGGGTTTGCCGGACTCGCGGCCGGGGTGATCGGGGTCGGCATTATTATGGGGTCGCGCCTGCAAGGCGGCGCCGACCTTTATGGCATCGCACTCTGTGTCATCGGCGTTATCGCGCTGACATTTGCAACCCTGTCTGTGCGTGGGGCGACCTCTGGCGGCAATTTCCTTATGATCGTTGGTCTTCAGATGCTGGTCGGCAGTGTGGTGCTCGGTGTTGTAGGTGCGACCACCGAGACCATCCGGATCGACTGGTCCTGGCAACTCATTGCGGCCTTTGCCTACACCACGCTGATCCCTGGCCTTGCTGCAACACTGACCTGGTTCTGGCTGGTCAACCGCATCGGCGCCATCAAAGCTGCCACATTCCACTTTCTCAACCCGTTTCTTGGCGTCACCATCGCCGCGCTGATCCTAGGCGAGGCGCTCCGCATATGGGACATCATCGGCGTGATCATCGTGACCCTTGGCATCCTCGCGGTTCAAATATCACGACAGACCAAGCCGGACTGA
- a CDS encoding aspartate aminotransferase family protein translates to MIKTDWSIEATAARRAQYYAASQSKFVPFKEPMVFKRGSMQYLWDAEDRKYIDLLGMNVCISVGHSHPDVVKAATEQAQTLTHCTTMFYHPTPAHLAEELAATMPKEEEWVVHFTNSGAEAIDLAMTMARTYTGNLDLLALRTSYHGPTAAAQSVTGIAGWRHPGMPGHVAFVPEPNQYRGIFGENAGAAPYLDEIERAIATATTGCVAGMLVESVQGYGGIIEMPKGYMSGAAERVRAAGGLYIADEVQSGFGRTGDHMWGFKADGVVPDIVVMAKGIGNGFPLGAVVARKAVAAPMADKFMFHTYGANPTSCAAGRAVLEVIRRDKVQENAREVGAALLERLHELKDKHAAIGDVRGRGLMLAIEMVKDRKTKEPDEDVTAAVFEKTRDAGLILSKSGPHRSCLRMVPPMCLSLQDVDKVAEGLDAAFRSAAT, encoded by the coding sequence ATGATCAAAACCGATTGGTCGATTGAGGCCACCGCCGCGCGGAGGGCGCAATATTATGCTGCTTCGCAGTCAAAATTCGTCCCCTTCAAAGAGCCGATGGTCTTTAAGCGCGGGTCGATGCAGTACCTCTGGGATGCAGAGGATCGCAAATATATCGACCTGCTGGGTATGAATGTGTGCATCTCGGTGGGCCATTCGCACCCTGATGTGGTCAAAGCGGCAACCGAGCAGGCGCAGACGCTGACCCATTGCACCACGATGTTCTATCACCCCACGCCCGCCCATCTGGCCGAAGAGCTGGCCGCGACCATGCCCAAGGAGGAAGAGTGGGTTGTGCATTTCACCAATTCCGGCGCCGAGGCCATTGATCTGGCGATGACCATGGCGCGGACATACACGGGCAACCTTGACCTTCTGGCGTTGCGCACGTCCTACCATGGGCCGACTGCGGCGGCGCAGTCGGTCACGGGCATTGCGGGCTGGCGGCATCCGGGCATGCCAGGGCATGTGGCGTTTGTGCCCGAGCCCAACCAGTACCGCGGGATTTTTGGTGAGAACGCAGGGGCTGCGCCTTATCTCGATGAGATTGAGCGCGCCATTGCCACCGCCACAACCGGCTGCGTGGCAGGCATGCTTGTGGAAAGCGTGCAGGGCTATGGCGGGATCATTGAGATGCCCAAAGGATATATGTCAGGGGCCGCCGAACGTGTGCGCGCGGCGGGTGGGCTCTACATTGCGGACGAGGTCCAGTCGGGCTTTGGTCGCACGGGCGACCACATGTGGGGGTTTAAGGCCGACGGCGTGGTGCCGGATATTGTTGTCATGGCCAAGGGTATCGGCAATGGCTTCCCTCTTGGGGCCGTAGTGGCGCGCAAAGCTGTGGCGGCCCCTATGGCCGACAAGTTCATGTTCCACACCTACGGGGCCAATCCCACAAGCTGCGCCGCGGGCCGGGCTGTGCTTGAGGTGATCCGGCGTGACAAGGTGCAGGAGAATGCGCGGGAGGTGGGCGCAGCGCTTCTGGAACGGCTTCACGAGTTGAAAGACAAACATGCCGCCATCGGGGACGTGCGCGGCAGGGGCTTGATGCTGGCCATTGAGATGGTGAAGGACCGCAAGACCAAGGAACCCGATGAGGATGTCACAGCGGCGGTGTTTGAAAAGACCCGCGACGCCGGGCTGATCCTGTCAAAATCCGGGCCGCACCGGTCCTGCCTGCGCATGGTGCCGCCGATGTGTTTGTCGTTGCAGGATGTGGACAAGGTGGCTGAAGGGCTGGATGCGGCGTTTCGGTCGGCTGCAACGTAA
- a CDS encoding TetR/AcrR family transcriptional regulator: MENKRETKRDALRERLIKAAEGLIKERGLSGLKARDITTRAECALGALYTAVEDLSHLVVLVNSRTLSHLGQVLRSAVPKGATPEQTMHALAQAYVQFAVNHTNLWSAIFNHRLPEGDEAPEWHQAEYAVLIQEIIAPLSVLRPDLDPEQLRQRSQTLFASVHGVIQLSIQGLYVGAPPERLAEEVDALVEAMTRGIRLLENKEMIGPQA, from the coding sequence ATGGAAAACAAAAGAGAGACCAAACGCGACGCGTTGCGAGAAAGATTGATCAAGGCCGCCGAAGGTTTAATCAAAGAACGGGGTTTGAGTGGTCTAAAGGCGCGCGATATCACCACCCGTGCAGAATGTGCCTTGGGTGCGCTTTATACGGCTGTGGAAGACCTTAGTCATTTAGTGGTCCTCGTTAATTCCCGAACTTTGTCTCATTTGGGGCAGGTGTTGCGCTCTGCGGTTCCGAAAGGCGCGACACCGGAACAAACGATGCATGCCCTGGCGCAGGCGTATGTGCAGTTTGCTGTCAATCATACAAACCTGTGGTCCGCGATCTTCAACCACCGCCTGCCAGAGGGGGATGAAGCACCAGAGTGGCACCAGGCCGAATACGCCGTTCTGATTCAAGAGATTATTGCGCCGCTGTCGGTCTTGCGGCCGGACCTTGACCCCGAACAGCTGCGCCAGCGGTCACAAACACTTTTTGCGTCTGTGCACGGGGTCATTCAACTGTCCATTCAAGGATTGTATGTCGGCGCGCCACCTGAGCGTCTTGCAGAAGAGGTTGACGCACTTGTCGAAGCCATGACGCGCGGAATTCGTCTGCTTGAGAATAAGGAGATGATTGGGCCGCAAGCCTGA
- a CDS encoding SDR family oxidoreductase yields the protein MRKTLLSFGHGYSARALARRLVPQGWTIYGTTRSADKADVLREEGVHPVVWPGGDLSKAFDTATHLLISAGPGQDGDPVLKACRNEITALASRLDWAGYLSTTGVYGDHQGGWVDEHTPLTPSTRRGQLRVEAEAAWQAIEGLPLHIFRLAGIYGPGRGPFAKVRQGTARRIVKKGQVFSRIHVEDIAQVLDASIKKPNPGTVYNVCDNDPAPPQDVIGYAAELLGLPLPPEVDFETADMTPMARSFYAESKRVDNTRIKEELGVELIFPDYRTGLQALLNNEG from the coding sequence ATGAGAAAAACGCTGCTGTCCTTTGGGCATGGGTATTCCGCGCGCGCATTGGCGCGGCGTCTGGTGCCTCAGGGTTGGACGATCTACGGCACAACGCGGTCGGCGGATAAAGCTGATGTTCTGCGTGAGGAAGGCGTGCATCCTGTGGTGTGGCCCGGCGGAGATTTGAGCAAGGCTTTTGACACCGCCACGCATCTGCTGATCTCCGCAGGACCGGGGCAAGATGGCGATCCGGTGTTGAAGGCCTGTCGCAACGAGATCACGGCGCTTGCTTCTCGGCTCGATTGGGCAGGGTACCTCTCGACAACAGGCGTTTATGGCGACCATCAGGGCGGTTGGGTCGATGAACACACACCGTTGACCCCGTCAACCCGACGCGGGCAGTTGCGAGTGGAGGCCGAGGCCGCATGGCAAGCCATCGAGGGCCTGCCGCTGCACATCTTTCGATTGGCTGGGATTTATGGCCCGGGTCGCGGCCCGTTTGCCAAAGTGCGGCAAGGCACAGCGCGGCGGATCGTGAAAAAAGGTCAGGTGTTCAGCCGCATTCACGTTGAAGACATCGCGCAGGTTCTGGACGCCTCTATAAAAAAACCTAACCCGGGCACGGTGTATAATGTCTGTGACAACGATCCGGCCCCGCCGCAGGATGTCATTGGGTATGCCGCTGAGTTGCTTGGTCTGCCTTTGCCGCCTGAAGTTGATTTTGAAACGGCAGATATGACGCCTATGGCGCGGTCGTTTTATGCGGAATCCAAACGCGTAGACAACACGCGGATCAAGGAGGAACTGGGCGTGGAACTGATCTTTCCGGACTATCGCACGGGCTTGCAGGCCTTGTTGAATAACGAGGGCTAG
- a CDS encoding glyoxalase — protein sequence MDYETVSAEAFGASLRGIGLNILVRDVTAQVAFLEDIFQLKAHRVSQDFAILTYFGEVMQLHADHTYSANPLLGLLPEAGARGAGAEFRFYQTDPDEAVVRAKACGAYILQEPTDKPHGLREAYIVCENGYAWVPSRPLELE from the coding sequence ATGGACTATGAAACGGTATCTGCCGAAGCCTTTGGTGCATCGCTCAGAGGTATTGGACTGAATATTCTGGTGCGGGATGTGACCGCGCAGGTGGCGTTTCTTGAGGATATCTTTCAGCTGAAAGCGCATCGCGTGAGTCAGGATTTTGCCATTCTGACCTATTTCGGAGAGGTCATGCAGCTTCATGCTGATCACACTTACAGTGCCAATCCTTTGTTGGGGCTATTGCCTGAAGCAGGTGCGCGGGGCGCTGGTGCCGAGTTTCGTTTCTATCAAACGGACCCCGATGAGGCAGTAGTACGGGCCAAGGCGTGTGGGGCGTATATTTTGCAGGAACCGACGGACAAGCCGCATGGGCTGCGCGAGGCATACATCGTGTGTGAAAACGGCTATGCTTGGGTTCCTTCACGGCCGCTGGAATTGGAGTAA
- the aroC gene encoding chorismate synthase yields the protein MSLNTFGHLFRVTTWGESHGPALGATVDGCPPGVAVDEAFLQTFLDKRRPGQSKFTTQRKEADAVKILSGVFEGQTTGTPVQLMIENTDQRSKDYGDIAQTFRPGHADITYHQKYGIRDYRGGGRSSARETAARVAAGGLARAALRHLAPGLEIKGYMTRMGEVAIDRERIDWAEIDRNDFFLPDAKAVPDWEAYLQDIRKAQNSVGAEIEVVCRGAPAGLGAPVYGKLDTDLASAMMSINAVKGVEIGEGMAAARLKGTDNADEIFMGADGPEYSSNHAGGILGGISTGQDIVVRFAVKPTSSILTPRKSIRMDGSATEVVTKGRHDPCVGIRAVPVGEAMMACVILDHLLLHRGQVGDGPRGVIG from the coding sequence ATGAGCCTCAACACATTCGGACATCTCTTTCGCGTCACCACATGGGGCGAAAGCCACGGGCCTGCTTTGGGTGCGACGGTGGATGGCTGCCCGCCCGGTGTGGCGGTGGATGAGGCGTTTCTCCAGACCTTTCTCGACAAGCGCCGTCCGGGTCAGAGCAAGTTCACCACGCAGCGCAAGGAAGCGGATGCGGTGAAAATCCTGTCGGGTGTGTTTGAGGGGCAAACGACCGGCACGCCGGTGCAGTTGATGATCGAGAACACCGATCAGCGCAGCAAGGATTATGGCGACATTGCCCAGACGTTCCGCCCAGGCCATGCCGATATCACCTATCACCAGAAATACGGCATTCGGGACTATCGTGGAGGCGGGCGCAGCTCGGCGCGTGAAACGGCGGCGCGTGTGGCGGCTGGCGGGTTGGCGCGTGCGGCTTTGCGGCATCTGGCGCCGGGGCTTGAGATCAAAGGGTATATGACCCGTATGGGTGAAGTCGCGATTGATAGGGAGCGGATCGACTGGGCGGAAATTGATCGCAATGATTTCTTCTTGCCCGATGCAAAGGCGGTGCCGGACTGGGAAGCCTATCTTCAGGACATTCGCAAGGCGCAGAATTCCGTGGGTGCCGAGATTGAGGTTGTCTGTCGCGGCGCCCCTGCCGGGTTGGGCGCGCCCGTCTATGGCAAGTTGGATACCGATCTGGCCTCGGCCATGATGTCGATCAACGCGGTAAAAGGGGTTGAGATTGGCGAAGGCATGGCGGCTGCGCGTCTCAAGGGGACCGACAACGCCGATGAGATCTTCATGGGGGCAGATGGGCCGGAGTATAGCTCGAACCATGCAGGTGGGATCCTTGGGGGGATTTCTACCGGGCAGGATATCGTGGTTCGGTTTGCGGTGAAACCGACCTCCTCGATCCTGACCCCGCGCAAATCCATCCGCATGGATGGCAGTGCCACGGAAGTCGTAACCAAGGGACGGCACGATCCCTGTGTGGGTATCCGCGCCGTGCCGGTCGGTGAGGCGATGATGGCCTGTGTGATCCTGGATCATTTGCTCTTGCATCGCGGTCAGGTTGGCGATGGTCCGCGTGGTGTGATCGGGTAG